One stretch of Dissulfurimicrobium hydrothermale DNA includes these proteins:
- a CDS encoding RluA family pseudouridine synthase, protein MINIINGMTLQQKTGVKIIYEDNHLLVLSKPARLLTVPDSTGDPSLLDWAKSYIKKSGSKPGNCFLGVIHRIDRPVSGLVCFAKTSKAASRLSEQMRMHTIRKTYLALTRAIPPARSGVLEHMLKKDHTRNLVQVFPKDFSDPLARPARTLWRTVEEKGGLYLLELIPDTGRPHQLRAQCAHMGCPILGDIKYGAAEPLPDGSIALHAFRLEIDHPTKRGRLVFKAPPPDTDVWHIFFYKHYAK, encoded by the coding sequence GTGATTAATATCATCAATGGTATGACATTACAACAAAAGACCGGAGTAAAAATCATATATGAGGACAACCACCTCCTTGTGCTGTCAAAACCGGCGCGCCTCCTGACCGTGCCTGATTCAACTGGCGATCCGTCGTTGCTGGACTGGGCAAAAAGCTATATCAAAAAGAGTGGGTCCAAACCTGGAAATTGCTTTCTTGGTGTGATACACCGCATCGACCGCCCGGTATCAGGGCTTGTATGTTTTGCAAAGACCTCGAAGGCGGCATCGCGTCTCTCGGAACAGATGCGCATGCACACAATCCGCAAGACATATCTTGCACTCACCAGGGCTATCCCCCCTGCCCGAAGTGGGGTGCTCGAACACATGCTCAAAAAAGATCACACCCGAAACCTCGTTCAGGTCTTCCCGAAGGACTTCAGCGACCCCTTGGCAAGACCAGCCCGCACCTTGTGGAGGACTGTTGAAGAAAAAGGCGGGCTCTATCTCCTGGAACTGATACCTGATACAGGACGCCCGCACCAGTTGAGGGCGCAATGCGCCCACATGGGTTGCCCCATCCTGGGAGACATAAAATATGGGGCGGCAGAACCCCTTCCTGACGGCTCAATTGCGCTCCATGCCTTCAGATTGGAGATAGACCACCCTACAAAAAGGGGGCGTCTGGTCTTTAAGGCACCGCCACCAGACACAGATGTATGGCATATATTTTTTTATAAGCACTATGCAAAGTAG
- a CDS encoding O-antigen ligase family protein produces the protein MKARHKLPKSIPLKANTVKPLFLERYALFGLFILAILPFLFFSRSVSCTFYISKSAIFTWAWLIFGIPSLWLLRDGRAFDRLKTPFSLSVLIFATMLVLSTVFSITPLVSLFGVYERQLGLMTQIQALGMTFLTIIILNDEKKIYLFADLLILAGAINAVVAIFQFFGLDFTGFDIPLGTHAYGLQGQPDLFGSVMMFTIFLNFGRLFSSVSPVRRLAFGVALLVQTAGILFSLTRGAWIGYLSGLLVFIVILLSFSDRGRRKHHLKFILIGLALLLIISAGAVSVFSDFFVPRIMGLLQIKGTAATRLILWQETLRFIWDNTINGKVFGVGLESFRRAFMPFKPLHLSQLEPNVNYDDPHNNYLGILAKMGIAGFLAWTAIWFLAARSIFRLFKQDLFNDERVFLAGLTVGLLAYAVNTLTIFDTVVSMTLFYVFLGLIVSLNNIVAAREDVHNVAVIEGKAGTPWPFFVIVLVMSVLVVVNGIYYFKAWAADNNFLYGLGNIKYYEANQNAMAPPARLQFLETTLARMNAAMAQNPIESHYAVYYALASSYYYDVLRQQNSDAAKYQLNKGIKRLLVYKDVTWEPENFYIALADAYNKLNDLDSAVKYLKTGVDDWDHQNFYMRYNLAIILVRRADQRAADGDAAGAMADLHEALNQLNRGKAVIARSDEFRHVYGQMLELEKKISDRLVDIRRPGLPSSH, from the coding sequence ATGAAGGCCAGACATAAGCTGCCCAAGTCGATCCCATTGAAAGCAAATACTGTAAAGCCCCTTTTTCTGGAGAGGTACGCCCTTTTTGGTCTTTTTATCCTGGCCATCCTGCCGTTTCTCTTTTTCTCAAGATCTGTAAGCTGCACCTTCTACATCAGCAAATCAGCGATCTTCACCTGGGCATGGCTGATCTTTGGTATCCCATCCCTCTGGCTGTTAAGGGACGGTCGTGCGTTTGACAGATTAAAGACGCCCTTTTCCCTTTCAGTCTTGATTTTTGCCACGATGCTGGTCTTGTCCACTGTTTTTTCCATTACGCCACTTGTATCCCTTTTCGGCGTGTATGAAAGGCAATTGGGGCTCATGACGCAGATACAGGCCCTCGGCATGACATTTTTGACCATCATTATATTAAATGATGAAAAGAAGATATATCTGTTTGCCGATCTGCTTATTTTAGCAGGCGCCATAAACGCCGTAGTCGCAATCTTTCAATTTTTCGGCCTGGACTTTACCGGGTTTGATATCCCGTTGGGTACCCACGCCTATGGTCTTCAGGGTCAACCCGATCTCTTTGGTTCAGTAATGATGTTTACCATATTTCTCAATTTTGGCAGACTTTTTTCCAGTGTGAGCCCTGTCAGGCGTCTGGCGTTCGGGGTTGCGCTGCTCGTGCAGACCGCAGGCATCCTTTTCAGCCTGACAAGGGGCGCCTGGATAGGCTATCTGTCCGGCTTGTTGGTTTTTATCGTTATATTATTGAGTTTTTCAGACAGGGGGCGCAGAAAACACCACCTGAAATTTATTCTAATCGGTTTGGCGCTTTTGCTGATTATAAGTGCCGGGGCCGTATCGGTCTTCAGCGATTTTTTTGTCCCGAGGATCATGGGGCTGCTGCAAATCAAAGGGACAGCCGCAACCCGCCTGATATTGTGGCAGGAGACATTGAGATTTATATGGGACAACACCATTAATGGAAAGGTCTTCGGTGTCGGCCTGGAGTCGTTTCGGAGGGCCTTCATGCCCTTTAAGCCGCTGCACCTATCCCAGCTTGAGCCCAACGTAAACTATGACGACCCCCACAACAATTATCTTGGGATACTGGCAAAGATGGGCATAGCGGGGTTTTTGGCCTGGACCGCCATCTGGTTTCTTGCCGCAAGGTCCATCTTCAGGCTGTTCAAACAAGACCTTTTCAATGACGAGCGCGTGTTTTTGGCAGGGCTTACCGTCGGTCTCCTTGCCTATGCCGTTAACACGCTGACCATCTTTGACACCGTTGTGTCTATGACGCTGTTTTATGTCTTCCTGGGCCTTATCGTTTCATTGAATAACATTGTTGCAGCCAGGGAAGATGTGCATAACGTTGCCGTTATCGAAGGAAAGGCCGGTACACCCTGGCCGTTCTTTGTCATTGTCCTTGTGATGTCTGTCCTAGTGGTTGTAAATGGCATATATTATTTCAAGGCATGGGCTGCCGATAATAATTTTCTTTATGGCCTTGGAAACATCAAGTATTATGAGGCGAACCAGAACGCCATGGCGCCTCCGGCCAGGCTTCAATTTCTGGAAACGACGCTTGCCCGCATGAATGCGGCGATGGCGCAAAATCCGATTGAATCCCATTATGCCGTCTATTATGCCCTTGCATCCAGCTATTATTATGACGTCTTGAGGCAGCAAAATTCCGATGCCGCCAAATATCAGTTAAACAAGGGGATAAAGCGGCTCCTTGTCTATAAAGACGTGACCTGGGAGCCTGAAAACTTCTATATAGCCTTGGCTGACGCGTATAACAAGCTGAACGACTTAGACAGCGCTGTCAAATATCTAAAGACAGGGGTTGATGATTGGGACCATCAGAATTTTTACATGAGATACAATCTGGCGATTATACTTGTAAGGCGGGCGGATCAAAGGGCGGCTGATGGGGATGCCGCAGGTGCGATGGCTGACCTCCACGAGGCCCTGAACCAGCTCAATAGAGGTAAGGCTGTAATCGCCCGGAGCGATGAGTTCAGACATGTCTATGGTCAGATGCTTGAGCTGGAGAAAAAGATCAGTGACAGATTGGTTGATATCAGGCGGCCGGGTTTGCCGTCCAGCCATTGA
- a CDS encoding N-acyl homoserine lactonase family protein, whose translation MCRSAQYKIHPIVMGTKVFDKGMMTYQYGYGEPYTIPIYCWYLEGGDRNILIDTGEMSPLQSEGRERAVGGKIYRFEEGLGRWGLSPEDIDIVIHTHLHNDHCENDYKCTNATFYVHAKEMERIHNPHPLDFRYNEEFILDIEKNGQIKTITQDTEVVPGIRVIHTPAHTDGGLTVMVDTARGKAVITGFCLIMENFYPPAKIKAMEMEVIPPGTHVNVYEAYDIVLRVRDMADILLPLHEPRFASIDTIP comes from the coding sequence ATGTGCAGATCGGCGCAATATAAAATTCATCCCATCGTAATGGGGACAAAGGTATTTGATAAGGGCATGATGACCTATCAATACGGATACGGCGAGCCTTACACTATCCCCATATATTGCTGGTATCTGGAGGGCGGCGATAGGAATATACTGATAGACACGGGAGAGATGAGTCCATTGCAATCCGAGGGCAGGGAAAGGGCCGTGGGTGGAAAGATTTACAGGTTTGAGGAGGGGTTGGGCCGATGGGGGCTGTCGCCCGAGGATATAGATATTGTCATACATACGCATCTACATAATGATCATTGTGAAAATGATTATAAATGTACTAATGCTACATTCTATGTACATGCAAAAGAAATGGAACGCATACACAACCCACATCCGCTCGATTTTCGATATAATGAAGAGTTCATATTGGATATCGAAAAGAACGGCCAGATAAAGACAATAACCCAGGATACGGAGGTCGTGCCAGGCATCCGTGTCATTCATACGCCGGCACATACCGATGGGGGTTTGACGGTAATGGTTGATACTGCCCGCGGCAAGGCGGTGATAACCGGATTTTGTCTGATAATGGAGAACTTCTATCCACCAGCAAAGATAAAGGCAATGGAGATGGAGGTCATCCCGCCCGGGACGCATGTCAATGTATATGAGGCCTATGACATCGTCTTGAGGGTGCGGGACATGGCGGACATCTTGTTACCGCTTCACGAGCCTCGGTTTGCTTCGATTGATACGATACCATGA
- a CDS encoding sirohydrochlorin chelatase: MHFFTHRGGDFRGPCLRLNKIIRGGLSHDRSSKKTRIFSLILTIALSIFIPFVVAARAETERGPGILVIAHGTDDPTWTGPVSALAEELKKRFSCPVALGYLEATKPDIPGAVDELNSRGVNRIIAVPLFISSYSNHIEEIRYILGLKDTPPGGENLVKADPAGEVELTRAIDDNPFLVETLAGQIVAMLDATTGFTNIFSRKTAILAMHGSDTPEGMEGWERATNSLEGRLYRTLSAQGWGFERDDIRHGYLFEKADPQLGDVVYHAIFNEGKIPYVIPVMLSEGYFTGSKIPSILKPVENMYRYPEKGKRSLITFDKKALTKMVVYRAANSLWMPPLILKNGRIVEFSLDRVYEISGEICPGRIMAWRAASYGLAKLWGDTVVNPSDLFVVSMFPPEAEHKELFDWLAGVDNVAYIGQSYRGMTEITPTFSFIDRATGRFITVRTKKDIFGGDEFFELKNKAQAGKITREEGARLKRLKEELLLKLMTTPPDMLFDVVSASL, encoded by the coding sequence ATTCATTTTTTCACCCACAGGGGAGGGGATTTCAGGGGCCCCTGTCTTCGACTTAATAAAATAATAAGAGGAGGTCTAAGCCATGACAGGTCTTCTAAAAAAACCAGAATATTCAGTCTTATTCTGACCATTGCTTTATCCATTTTTATTCCTTTTGTTGTTGCAGCAAGAGCGGAGACTGAAAGGGGCCCCGGGATACTTGTTATAGCACATGGGACAGACGATCCCACATGGACAGGCCCTGTTTCAGCGCTGGCGGAAGAATTAAAGAAGAGGTTTTCATGCCCGGTGGCCCTTGGTTATCTGGAGGCCACAAAACCCGACATCCCAGGGGCGGTGGATGAACTAAACAGCCGGGGCGTAAACCGTATCATAGCGGTGCCCTTGTTTATCTCCTCTTATTCCAATCATATCGAAGAGATAAGATATATACTCGGTTTAAAGGACACCCCTCCAGGTGGAGAAAACCTTGTAAAGGCCGATCCCGCCGGTGAAGTTGAGCTCACGCGGGCTATTGACGACAACCCATTCCTGGTTGAGACCCTGGCCGGACAGATTGTGGCAATGTTGGACGCAACCACTGGTTTTACAAATATATTTTCTCGAAAGACCGCTATTTTAGCAATGCATGGAAGCGATACCCCTGAAGGTATGGAAGGCTGGGAGCGGGCAACAAATTCCCTGGAGGGGCGCTTATACAGGACGCTAAGCGCCCAGGGATGGGGTTTTGAAAGAGATGACATAAGGCATGGCTATCTCTTCGAAAAGGCTGATCCTCAGCTTGGCGATGTTGTTTATCACGCCATATTTAACGAGGGTAAGATACCGTATGTGATACCTGTGATGCTGAGTGAGGGCTATTTTACCGGGAGCAAGATACCATCGATCCTCAAACCTGTTGAAAACATGTATCGCTACCCGGAGAAAGGCAAACGATCCCTCATTACCTTTGACAAAAAGGCCTTGACAAAGATGGTGGTCTATAGGGCAGCGAATAGCCTCTGGATGCCACCATTGATATTGAAAAACGGGAGAATTGTTGAGTTTTCCCTGGACAGGGTCTATGAGATTTCAGGTGAAATATGCCCTGGCCGGATTATGGCATGGCGCGCGGCCAGCTACGGCCTTGCCAAATTATGGGGGGATACCGTGGTGAACCCGAGCGACCTGTTTGTTGTATCGATGTTCCCGCCGGAGGCGGAACACAAAGAGCTGTTTGACTGGCTTGCCGGTGTTGACAACGTAGCCTATATAGGACAATCCTACAGAGGCATGACAGAGATTACCCCTACATTCTCTTTTATTGACAGGGCAACCGGCAGATTTATAACGGTACGGACAAAAAAAGATATCTTTGGTGGAGATGAATTTTTTGAATTAAAAAACAAGGCGCAGGCAGGCAAAATCACAAGAGAAGAAGGAGCCAGGCTGAAAAGATTAAAAGAAGAACTCCTTCTTAAACTCATGACAACCCCTCCTGACATGCTGTTTGATGTCGTTTCAGCCTCCTTATAA
- a CDS encoding NifB/NifX family molybdenum-iron cluster-binding protein codes for MNGKIAITAMGMDEGAVFSRHFATATHFLVYDTATGVLGARENQARALTTGRGVKAAEILVDSGVNALVTDLIGPKPFELLNKKGVKIYQGPRIGIKDVLQAIREDRLGPPLSAPTEEAHAGQHGD; via the coding sequence ATGAATGGTAAGATAGCGATCACGGCCATGGGCATGGATGAAGGCGCGGTCTTTTCCCGTCATTTTGCAACAGCAACCCACTTTCTCGTCTATGACACCGCCACGGGTGTCTTGGGCGCAAGGGAAAACCAGGCTCGGGCCCTGACCACAGGGCGCGGGGTAAAGGCGGCGGAGATCCTTGTCGATTCCGGGGTAAACGCCCTTGTAACCGACCTTATCGGGCCAAAACCCTTTGAGCTTCTCAACAAAAAGGGGGTCAAGATATATCAAGGTCCACGCATAGGTATAAAGGACGTCTTGCAGGCGATCAGAGAAGACAGGCTCGGCCCACCCCTGTCGGCACCTACCGAAGAGGCGCATGCAGGGCAACATGGTGACTAA
- a CDS encoding outer membrane beta-barrel protein, with the protein MGRNLNLFRHGFGGEGAWIFITAILFLLTFLPAGIVCADTEDKEIRKELEELRAKVKDLDALKTRVQELEERLAAKDAGEGQETVKEELREKEGAAEKEGEKKKIVKLVSPYLDNLNITGGVSGGWFSTTNEGPGNKSSNFVLSNLLLDLSSEMEGGLLGFNVGLGGVTTPSVFDAPNDTTPDFRIEYASINLKPIRSLEGLSVETGLLKPNSGYGSTYTFQNPNVTVGALASQQPYNAMGARVTYAFGEDLKLCGAMFKHRLDDDEYRTDDVYLNEYGEPMGLGAQDSSSWEVGVNGSVNGLGLSLYHYHLNDLRHLTGIVIDHTIDDLYGLKSLYLAVNGDYWRWSSRVDKYFKDDSSIGASLYIVPSLERLSFPLRLEYIHQGESRIYLDSPDAEDVYAVTFTPTYNLTCNVFLRGELSYVHADNGFSDDKGRLQDDKYMFAVETGVKF; encoded by the coding sequence ATGGGACGGAATTTAAATCTGTTCAGGCATGGTTTTGGAGGAGAGGGCGCATGGATTTTTATAACAGCCATCCTGTTTTTATTAACCTTTTTGCCCGCCGGGATAGTATGCGCGGACACTGAAGACAAGGAAATACGAAAAGAACTTGAAGAGCTGAGGGCCAAGGTAAAGGACCTCGACGCCTTGAAGACAAGGGTCCAGGAGCTTGAGGAAAGGCTTGCTGCAAAGGATGCGGGCGAGGGGCAGGAGACGGTAAAGGAAGAGCTCAGAGAAAAAGAAGGGGCCGCCGAGAAAGAAGGGGAAAAGAAAAAGATTGTAAAGCTGGTCAGCCCATACCTGGACAACCTCAATATCACAGGCGGTGTGAGCGGCGGCTGGTTCTCTACAACAAACGAGGGGCCAGGTAACAAGAGCAGCAACTTCGTCCTGTCAAACCTCCTTTTGGACCTCTCGTCCGAGATGGAAGGGGGGCTTCTTGGTTTTAACGTCGGACTTGGAGGCGTTACGACCCCGTCTGTCTTTGATGCACCCAATGACACGACCCCGGACTTCCGCATTGAATACGCCTCGATAAACCTGAAGCCCATAAGGTCTCTGGAGGGCCTTTCCGTAGAGACAGGTCTCTTAAAACCCAACTCAGGCTATGGGAGCACCTATACCTTTCAAAATCCAAACGTCACTGTAGGGGCGCTTGCCTCCCAGCAGCCCTATAATGCAATGGGCGCAAGGGTGACATATGCCTTTGGCGAAGACCTGAAGCTCTGCGGCGCGATGTTCAAGCACAGGCTCGATGATGACGAATACCGCACGGACGATGTCTATCTCAATGAATACGGCGAGCCAATGGGCCTCGGCGCACAGGATTCAAGCTCGTGGGAGGTAGGCGTAAACGGCTCTGTAAACGGCCTGGGGCTGAGCCTATACCACTACCACCTGAACGATCTCAGGCACCTTACGGGCATTGTTATTGACCATACCATAGATGACCTGTACGGCCTCAAAAGCCTGTATCTGGCAGTAAACGGAGACTACTGGAGGTGGAGCAGCAGGGTGGACAAATACTTCAAGGACGACTCATCCATCGGCGCCAGCCTCTACATAGTCCCATCCCTTGAAAGGCTCTCATTCCCGCTCCGCCTTGAGTATATCCATCAGGGGGAGAGCAGGATATACCTTGACAGCCCAGATGCGGAGGACGTCTATGCGGTCACATTCACCCCCACCTACAACCTCACATGCAATGTATTTTTAAGGGGCGAACTCTCCTACGTCCATGCCGACAACGGCTTTTCAGACGACAAGGGCAGGCTGCAGGACGACAAATACATGTTCGCTGTTGAGACCGGCGTAAAGTTTTAG
- a CDS encoding DUF2325 domain-containing protein, which produces MCVALIGGMDRLERQYKNEAERFGINLKVFTKSETGLGSKIKGVDALVIFTNKISHKAKNEARDMIKGKDIPVFRYHSSGVCTLRRCFEKLTGAPRL; this is translated from the coding sequence ATGTGCGTAGCGCTGATAGGAGGCATGGACAGGCTTGAGAGACAATACAAAAACGAGGCCGAGAGATTCGGCATAAACCTCAAGGTGTTTACAAAATCTGAGACCGGGCTGGGTTCCAAGATCAAGGGCGTGGACGCCCTGGTCATCTTTACAAACAAGATATCGCACAAGGCCAAAAATGAGGCGAGGGATATGATAAAAGGCAAGGATATACCTGTATTCAGGTATCATTCGTCCGGCGTCTGCACCCTCAGAAGGTGTTTTGAAAAACTGACAGGGGCGCCTCGATTATAA
- a CDS encoding HD-GYP domain-containing protein, with the protein MTEEEWQYIKRHPETGAAIIGAVSCFKEKGGIKDMVLHHHKRYDGGGYPAGLRGNEIPIGARILSVADTFSAMIQDRPYRKAMSPEKAFDEIALLSGSQLDPICTAALLAIKDKVIGWIRGFTLTDH; encoded by the coding sequence TTGACCGAAGAGGAGTGGCAATACATAAAAAGACACCCTGAAACAGGGGCCGCCATCATAGGTGCGGTGAGTTGTTTCAAAGAAAAAGGGGGCATCAAAGACATGGTGCTTCACCACCACAAAAGATATGACGGAGGTGGTTATCCAGCCGGCCTGAGGGGCAACGAAATCCCGATCGGGGCCAGGATCCTCTCTGTAGCCGACACCTTTTCGGCAATGATACAAGACAGGCCGTATAGAAAGGCAATGTCGCCGGAGAAGGCGTTCGATGAGATCGCACTGCTCTCCGGGAGCCAGCTGGACCCTATATGCACAGCGGCACTCCTTGCAATAAAAGACAAGGTTATAGGTTGGATTCGGGGTTTTACGCTTACAGACCACTAG